From the Eremothecium cymbalariae DBVPG#7215 chromosome 6, complete sequence genome, one window contains:
- the UBC1 gene encoding E2 ubiquitin-conjugating protein UBC1 (similar to Ashbya gossypii ADR169C), translating to MSRAKRLMKEIQSVKDDPDANISLSFVSESDIHHLKGTFLGPPGTPYHGGKFVVDIQVPLEYPFKPPKMQFDTKVYHPNISSVTGAICLDILKNSWSPVLTLKTSLISLQALLQSPEPNDPQDAEVAKHYLSDRSSFDKTAALWTKTYASGETGNDEEAQLYGIDKSLVDSMVNQGFSKDKVVEVLRRLGIKSMDSGDHKKANVILEELLK from the coding sequence ATGTCGAGAGCCAAGAGGTTGATGAAGGAGATTCAGTCTGTCAAAGATGACCCAGATGCCAATATTTCCTTAAGTTTTGTGAGTGAGTCTGATATTCACCATTTGAAGGGAACCTTTTTGGGACCACCAGGAACCCCATACCATGGTGGAAAGTTTGTAGTTGATATCCAAGTCCCATTAGAATACCCGTTTAAACCACCAAAGATGCAATTTGATACGAAAGTTTATCACCCTAACATATCTTCAGTGACAGGAGCCATCTGCTTAGACATTTTAAAGAACTCCTGGTCACCTGTACTTACTTTGAAAACCTCTTTAATTTCCTTACAAGCTTTGCTACAATCCCCTGAACCAAATGACCCTCAAGATGCTGAAGTTGCCAAACATTATTTGAGTGATAGATCATCTTTTGATAAAACTGCCGCACTTTGGACAAAGACATATGCATCGGGTGAAACTGGAAACGACGAAGAAGCACAACTATATGGTATCGACAAGAGTCTAGTGGACAGTATGGTAAACCAAGGGTTTTCGAAGGACAAAGTCGTTGAAGTCTTGAGGAGATTAGGTATCAAGTCTATGGATAGTGGCGACCACAAGAAAGCTAATGTAATTTTAGAAGAATTATTGAAGTGA
- the CDC39 gene encoding CCR4-NOT core subunit CDC39 (similar to Ashbya gossypii ABR112C), whose protein sequence is MLHLQLDRSTEEDIRAAQSIFAQVNVYIALLNDSNYEELEKQIQLILEKSPVFVYIKYWKKLLLLTSQHIKEYQQLELSKPTHRLLYFLFQELEYKSSEVIESVRSNIFENSSFLNQINLSKKDILSVLTVSEDKRIIDRLVPEDYINRLKKIRQLQMNTSQALQEFIAKESSQTVEANLSSLLFSLEGESLNDFIALILSEVLSPGSQDLQSSPNSWFTPIAIPEATKRGIQISNALSKLSASAINWNRVFNLMSTKYFLNRAITPTLASLSCLFGVLNNGALIDQFFNCDWNLIFKLNLAILMHQWSTQKGCIDLLQNQDLRKVSNIIPNSKNSLLYLLSVAKLDIELFLSREEFGSSPMFQLFHDCFFDDYNLVPEYLALTLISETKHFSLMVENKSIINELLVTLMVQVFEKSPMVFGELIKRIPNIKIIEVGRIITNKETTPLANFVQILYEEKKLEDFIESVPFNESLKITPSARKVGWTGFEEFMQSKLSLDSVDIIIDFIELQSTMDDQNTPFRSSRVYDLPALYFVVNLLDTYTLPKETRTRLNEVQYKLLNTFPRLINFGHGHDEAILANGDLVPIPTDVEKEMQMYLQKMYNKEMQIKDIVDILRKLRDSDNPRDQDIFSCITHAVIAETKFFKEYPLEALATTSVLFGSMILFDLLRGFVLDVAFKIIADFAKEGPESKMFKFSVQALYAFRIRLHEFPSFCKSLVDDIPSLQSQPQIFQILAESAAQSKGQDTSGSRNVQQIPDMITLNYFNVNETPITVPQENPPREVTEKVLFVVNNIIMDNIKEKINDLNAVLEEKYYAWFSNYLVNQRAKIEPNYHKLYAELLTSVDSKLLHKFMLNSTYKQLYFLLSTKDVSSNDKNHLKNLGAWLGHMTLAVDKPIRHRNIAFRELLLDAHKQGRLDVVVPFVTKVLQQAAESKVFKPPSPWIVGILRVLLELNEKANWKLSLTFEVEVLFKALNLKLAELKPTNFMEVPEVTEYLAGNLRTLTIEQQQLEQQQQLLSMQTYQQQMALLHRQQQQQQQQQQQQQQQQQQQQQQQQQQQQQRAMSNGLNLYTEQNTMDGDGIFNNLVGQSAFVTHPDLKLLFMMAMSRAIREILVPAVEKSASIAVITTISIMLKDFATEVDEIKLKSAALGMVRKLAQSLAHSTSVELLKENIRNHTQALTPNLISMNMSHSPLDELNMAIDDNINGALAPIEKAAMDKVTQDIGEQLMQAIAIRRYHKERRVDQPFLAPNANNYALTLPEPLGLKTTGITQQQFLIYEEFSKLNVIPEQAVTINQTHAPPTQQQVTNNTQQLQQQKQLLLQQLQQNQGRIQADINVHQQQAMAPQPQIQQPINPIQSELEQNQKVLVQFMDRLVLNIKENADKKLSDLGNDNAIKETIYQILTFIARSAQKDQLALKVSQAVVNSLFGTSESVLCREVLSLLLEKLCSLSIVARKDVVWWLVYALDPRKFNVPVIRSLIEVNLIDIAELDVVLVTAMKNSMDGAVKFAINLIRDTTLSNNPLLMRLDFICTLEYLRLYNTEETNAFFKDFEESRIFPAAKNTNVTEKERIWLVFTDWVKLLQRVSSDDIVTIVFIRQLMDKGVVNSSDKIVEFVKASLELSVSSFKESDPTGEVFTAIDALSNLIVKLIYLQDFSETSRADYLTLIFSAVTLVFSKDHEINDVTFNERPYFRFFSSLLCEWENLRGHSFVKVRSDVCRNELIEFDPVFYNIFASFMHSYQAIAFPGFAFAWITLISHRMFLPNVFRLPNKAGWRSTVLLLSDLLKFLAQYIKRGETSDAISVVYKGTLRIFLAIANDVPEFLVENHYQLINNVPVSCIQLKNIILAAFPKKMLLPDPYKSDLDLDHIELCEIPPNVFYDPVQDLKNLKKPVDNYLRIPSASLLRTVSSGIFRTEYEREAGIGYDVNTIDVKLIHAIVLHVGMEAALEKQKTSFNAVFNTKSSYYTFLSGMISDGSDEVKFHLIQAMVNQLRYPNAHIHWFNYVLRSMFVSDQWGDQTLQVQEIIIRSLLERIITSKPHCWGVVVTFVGLLRTEDVNLLELPFIKDTPEMKLIFQNLSKYLVNSTFSVSGAVQEAPLEQKS, encoded by the coding sequence ATGCTACATTTGCAGCTAGATCGTAGTACAGAAGAGGATATTAGAGCTGCACAGTCAATTTTTGCACAAGTGAACGTCTACATCGCACTACTTAACGATTCTAACTACGAGGAGTTAGAGAAGCAAATCCAACTTATACTAGAAAAGTCTCCGGTCTTTGtttatatcaaatattgGAAGAAGCTATTGCTATTAACTTCCCAGCATATCAAAGAGTATCAGCAGCTGGAGTTAAGCAAGCCCACGCATCGGCTTCTGTACTTCTTATTCCAAGAACTTGAGTATAAAAGTTCAGAAGTTATAGAATCAGTTAGATcgaatatttttgaaaacagTTCGTTTTTAAACCAGATAAATCTTTCCAAGAAGGATATCTTATCCGTTTTAACAGTTTCCGAGGATAAAAGGATTATAGATAGATTGGTTCCGGAAGACTACATTAATaggttgaaaaaaatcagaCAGTTGCAAATGAATACCTCACAAGCTCTCCAGGAGTTCATTGCTAAAGAGTCATCTCAAACTGTTGAAGCAAACCTATCAAGtttgttattttcattgGAAGGTGAAAGCTTAAATGATTTTATTGCGTTAATTTTATCAGAGGTACTTTCACCAGGCTCACAAGATTTACAGTCATCTCCAAACAGTTGGTTCACCCCTATAGCTATTCCGGAAGCTACAAAAAGAGGTATCCAGATATCAAATGCCCTTTCAAAACTAAGTGCATCTGCTATTAACTGGAATCGGGTTTTTAACCTTATGTCCacaaaatatttcttaaACCGGGCGATAACCCCTACGTTAGCTTCGTTAAGTTGCCTATTCGGTGTTCTGAACAATGGTGCTCTCATTGACCAGTTTTTTAATTGTGACTGGAATCTAATTTTTAAACTTAATTTAGCCATATTAATGCACCAATGGAGCACGCAAAAAGGATGCATTGATCTTTTACAGAATCAGGATCTCAGGAAAGTTTCTAACATTATCCCCAACTCTAAGAACTCATTGTTATATCTCTTATCTGTGGCAAAGCTAGATATTGAGCTATTTCTGTCCAGAGAGGAATTCGGTTCCAGTCCAATGTTTCAGCTTTTCCATGATTGTTTCTTTGATGATTATAATCTGGTGCCAGAATATTTAGCACTAACCTTAATTTCCGAGACCAAACATTTTAGCCTGATGGTTGAAAATAAGAGTATTATTAACGAATTGCTTGTGACATTAATGGTCCAAGTGTTTGAAAAGTCACCCATGGTTTTTGGTGAGCTGATCAAGagaattccaaatattaaGATTATTGAGGTGGGTAGGATTATAACTAACAAAGAAACCACTCCTTTGGCTAACTTTGTTCAGATACTTTatgaagagaagaagttaGAGGATTTTATCGAAAGCGTTCCCTTTAATGAATCATTGAAAATAACGCCTAGCGCGAGAAAAGTTGGTTGGACAGGCTTTGAGGAGTTCATGCAGTCAAAACTATCTCTTGATTCTGTTGATATTATAATAGATTTTATCGAACTACAGTCTACTATGGACGATCAAAATACCCCATTTAGATCATCGAGGGTGTATGATCTGCCGGCATTGTACTTTGTTGTGAATTTGTTGGACACTTATACGTTACCAAAGGAAACAAGGACCAGATTAAATGAAGTACAGTATAAGCTGTTAAACACTTTCCCTAGATTAATAAATTTTGGTCATGGTCATGATGAAGCTATTTTAGCAAATGGTGATCTAGTTCCTATTCCAAcagatgttgaaaaagaaatgcAAATGTACCTACAAAAGATGTACAATAAGGAAATGCAGATAAAAGACATTGTTGATATTCTTAGAAAGTTAAGGGACAGTGATAATCCTCGTGACCAAGACATATTTTCTTGCATTACGCATGCTGTAATTGCCGAGACGAAGTTTTTTAAAGAGTATCCTTTGGAGGCTTTAGCCACCACCTCTGTTTTATTTGGATCTATGATTctatttgatttattacGTGGTTTTGTATTGGATGTGGcgtttaaaattattgCTGATTTTGCAAAAGAAGGTCCTGAGTCAAAGATGTTCAAGTTCTCAGTGCAAGCCTTATATGCATTTAGGATTCGTCTCCATGAATTCCCCAGCTTTTGTAAGTCTTTAGTTGATGATATTCCAAGTTTACAATCACAACctcaaatttttcaaatcttaGCAGAGTCTGCAGCTCAATCCAAAGGCCAGGATACTAGTGGATCCCGAAACGTTCAACAAATTCCGGATATGATTACTTTAAATTACTTTAATGTTAATGAAACTCCTATCACTGTTCCACAAGAAAATCCACCTAGGGAAGTTACTGAAAAGGTTTTATTTGTTgtcaataatatcataatGGATAATATTAAGGAGAAAATTAATGATTTAAATGCTGTCCTGGAAGAGAAATATTACGCATGGTTTTCAAATTATTTAGTCAATCAAAGAGCTAAAATAGAGCCGAATTATCACAAACTTTATGCAGAATTGTTGACTTCTGTTGATTCCAAGCTTTTGCACAAGTTTATGTTGAATTCAACCTATAAACAACTATATTTTCTACTCTCAACAAAAGATGTTTCCTCTAATGATAAAAatcatttgaagaacttaGGTGCTTGGTTAGGTCATATGACGCTGGCAGTAGATAAGCCTATCAGACATCGCAACATTGCATTTAGGGAACTGCTGCTTGATGCTCATAAACAGGGAAGAttggatgttgttgttccGTTTGTAACCAAGGTTTTACAACAGGCGGCTGAAtctaaagtttttaaacCACCGAGCCCATGGATTGTTGGTATATTAAGGGTTCTTTTGGAGTTAAATGAAAAGGCAAACTGGAAATTGAGTTTGACTTTTGAAGTTGAGGTGTTATTCAAGGCTTTGAATTTAAAACTTGCCGAATTAAAGCCTACAAATTTCATGGAGGTCCCTGAAGTGACAGAATATTTGGCTGGGAATTTAAGAACATTGACAATagaacagcagcagcttgagcagcagcagcagctacTGTCTATGCAGACATATCAACAGCAAATGGCGTTGTTGCATAgacaacagcagcaacagcaacaacaacaacaacagcagcagcagcagcagcaacaacaacaacaacagcagcagcagcagcagcagcagcgtGCTATGTCTAATGGTTTGAATCTGTATACTGAACAGAATACTATGGATGGCGATGGAATATTCAATAATTTAGTTGGTCAGTCTGCTTTTGTCACACATCCCGATTTAAAGCTTTTATTTATGATGGCAATGTCTAGAGCTATAAGGGAAATACTGGTGCCAGCTGTTGAAAAGTCAGCCAGCATAGCTGTTATTACCACCATCAGTATTATGCTGAAAGATTTTGCTACCGAGGTGGATGAAATCAAATTAAAGTCTGCTGCATTAGGTATGGTGCGAAAGTTGGCGCAAAGTTTAGCTCATTCCACATCTGTTGAACTGCTGAAAGAAAACATCCGTAATCATACTCAAGCCCTAACCCCTAATTTGATAAGCATGAACATGAGTCACTCTCCATTAGATGAGTTGAACATGGCTATTGATGATAACATTAATGGAGCGTTAGCTCCCATTGAAAAGGCAGCAATGGATAAAGTTACCCAGGATATTGGTGAACAATTAATGCAAGCGATTGCAATTCGTCGTTATCATAAAGAAAGGAGAGTTGATCAGCCGTTCCTGGCACCGAACGCTAATAATTATGCCCTAACTTTACCAGAACCATTGGGTTTGAAAACGACAGGTATAACCCAACAGCAGTTTTTGATTTACGAAGAATTTTCTAAGTTGAACGTTATACCGGAACAAGCTGTAACTATTAACCAAACCCATGCTCCACCTACTCAACAACAAGTAACTAACAACACACAACAGCTgcaacaacagaaacagcTACTGTTGCAGCAATTGCAACAGAACCAGGGCCGGATTCAAGCGGATATTAATgttcatcaacagcaaGCTATGGCACCCCAACCTCAGATTCAGCAGCCCATTAATCCAATCCAAAGTGAGTTAgaacaaaaccaaaagGTTTTAGTTCAGTTTATGGATAGACTGGTATTGAATATTAAGGAAAACGCTGATAAGAAGCTCTCTGATTTGGGCAATGACAATGCTATAAAGGAAACTATTTATCAGATATTAACATTTATCGCGAGAAGTGCACAAAAAGATCAATTAGCATTGAAGGTGTCACAGGCAGTTGTAAATAGTCTTTTTGGTACCAGTGAGAGTGTTTTGTGCAGAGAAGTTCTATCATTGTTGTTAGAGAAATTGTGTTCATTGTCTATAGTTGCGAGAAAAGATGTTGTTTGGTGGCTCGTATATGCTCTAGATCCAAGAAAGTTTAATGTTCCAGTAATTCGTTCGTTGATTGAGGTAAATTTGATTGATATTGCTGAATTAGATGTTGTATTGGTAACAGCTATGAAAAACTCGATGGATGGTGCTGTGAAGTTTGCCATCAATTTAATTCGGGACACCACACTGTCAAATAATCCGTTACTAATGCGTTTAGATTTCATTTGTACTCTAGAGTATCTCCGATTGTACAATACTGAAGAGACCAATGCTTTCTTTAaggattttgaagaatcCAGAATCTTTCCAGCTGCTAAAAATACAAATGTTACCGAAAAAGAGCGTATATGGTTGGTGTTTACAGATTGGGTTAAACTATTGCAACGTGTGAGCAGTGATGACATTGTAACGATTGTTTTTATAAGGCAATTGATGGATAAGGGTGTCGTAAACTCTAGTGACAAGATCGTTGAATTCGTAAAAGCTTCACTTGAGTTATCAGTGAGTTCCTTTAAAGAAAGTGATCCTACTGGCGAAGTTTTCACTGCAATTGATGCTTTGAGTAATCTAATTGTTAAGCTGATTTATCTACAAGATTTCAGCGAAACTAGCAGAGCTGATTACTTAACTTTGATCTTTTCAGCTGTCACTTTAGTTTTTTCTAAAGATCATGAGATTAACGACGTTACCTTCAATGAAAGACCTTACTTTAGGTTTTTCTCCAGTTTACTATGCGAATGGGAGAACTTGCGCGGTCATTCTTTCGTAAAAGTCAGATCTGATGTCTGCAGGAATGAGCTGATTGAATTTGATCCTGTATTTTACAACATATTTGCATCATTCATGCATAGCTACCAAGCGATTGCATTCCCAGGGTTTGCGTTTGCTTGGATCACATTAATCTCACATAGGATGTTTTTACCAAATGTTTTCAGATTGCCTAATAAAGCTGGTTGGAGAAGTACGGTTCTTCTACTTTCTGACCTTTTGAAGTTCTTAGCTCAATACATCAAAAGAGGTGAAACCTCTGATGCAATTTCTGTTGTTTACAAAGGCACTCTTCGTATCTTTTTGGCAATTGCAAACGATGTTCCTGAATTTTTGGTGGAGAACCACTACCAGTTAATTAACAACGTCCCTGTTTCATGcattcaattgaaaaatatcatccTAGCAGCTTTCCCGAAAAAAATGCTTCTTCCAGATCCATATAAGTCTGATTTAGACTTAGATCACATAGAGTTGTGCGAAATCCCTCCAAATGTTTTCTACGACCCGGTCCaagatttaaagaatttaaaaaagccGGTAGATAATTACTTGAGAATCCCATCTGCATCATTACTTCGTACGGTTTCTTCTGGTATTTTCCGTACTGAATATGAGAGAGAAGCTGGTATAGGCTATGACGTCAATACTATTGACGTGAAACTAATCCATGCAATTGTGTTACATGTTGGAATGGAGGCCGCTTTGGAAAAACAGAAGACTTCCTTTAATGCTGTATTCAATACCAAATCATCATACTATACTTTTTTAAGCGGAATGATCAGCGATGGATCCGATGAAGTAAAATTCCATTTGATTCAGGCCATGGTGAATCAACTAAGGTACCCGAATGCGCACATTCACTGGTTCAATTACGTCCTGAGAAGTATGTTTGTTTCTGATCAATGGGGGGATCAAACTTTGCAAGTTCAAGAAATCATTATTAGAAGTTTACTAGAAAGAATCATCACGAGCAAACCGCACTGTTGGGGTGTTGTGGTGACGTTTGTTGGATTATTAAGAACCGAAGATGTAAACTTATTGGAATTGCCGTTTATCAAAGATACACCTGAAATGAAAttaattttccaaaacttaTCAAAGTATCTAGTCAACTCTACTTTTTCAGTTAGTGGTGCTGTTCAAGAAGCACCATTAGAGCAGAAGTCTTAG
- the CDC50 gene encoding aminophospholipid translocase regulatory protein CDC50 (similar to Ashbya gossypii ADR170C) produces the protein MVVASGTPARTNSADTYFFMGTQKSKRPPNTAFRQQRLKAWQPILSPQSILPLLILISAIFAPIGIGLIISANSVQDLVVNYSYCETASNEFQTIPSKFVSYHFKSKVEEPPEWKFVANENGDKKCQLKFQIPNKISRPVYVYYKLTNFYQNHRKYVQSFDLNQLKGKAVELADLSPNCNPLSKESGKVIYPCGLIANSLFNDTYSQVLQGLDSTKNYTMSNKNISWKTDRNRYKRTEYKVSDIMPPPNWRTQYPDGYTEENIPDLSTWEEFQIWMRTAGLPRFYKLALKNEEDPLSDGKYIMEIGMNYPVKIFDGTKSFVLTTNSIIGGRNMSLGIAYLVVAGISLLFGFVFLAKLIIQPRKLGDHTYLNFHQQEENPSDVPIVPQLREML, from the coding sequence ATGGTAGTAGCATCAGGTACGCCTGCTAGAACTAATTCAGCAGATACATATTTCTTCATGGGCACACAAAAGTCGAAGAGACCTCCAAATACCGCTTTTAGGCAGCAGAGGTTGAAAGCATGGCAACCCATTTTATCACCTCAAAGCATACTTCCGCTTCTTATACTCATAAGCGCTATATTTGCGCCTATTGGTATTGGATTGATAATAAGTGCTAACAGTGTTCAAGATTTAGTTGTTAATTATAGTTACTGTGAAACTGCATCTAATGAATTTCAGACTATACCATCTAAGTTCGTCAGTTATCATTTCAAGAGCAAAGTTGAGGAACCACCGGAATGGAAATTTGTGGCTAATGAAAATGGTGACAAAAAGTGTCAACTAAAGTTCCAAATTCCTAATAAAATTTCACGCCCGGTATATGTGTATTATAAATTAACAAACTTTTACCAAAACCATCGGAAATATGTGCAATCGTTTGATTTAAACCAGTTGAAGGGTAAAGCTGTTGAACTTGCAGATTTGTCCCCTAACTGCAATCCTTTGAGTAAAGAATCAGGGAAGGTGATATATCCATGTGGCTTAATTGCAAATTCCTTATTTAATGACACATATAGCCAAGTCTTACAGGGCTTAGACTCCACCAAAAACTATACGATGAGCAATAAGAACATATCTTGGAAAACTGATCGCAATAGGTACAAAAGAACAGAATACAAAGTATCTGACATTATGCCACCACCAAATTGGAGGACGCAATATCCGGATGGGTACACAGAAGAAAATATTCCCGATCTATCCACCTGGGAGGAATTTCAGATATGGATGAGGACAGCTGGTTTACCTAGGTTTTATAAATTAGCCCTGAAAAACGAAGAAGACCCTTTGTCCGACGGTAAATATATCATGGAGATTGGCATGAACTATCCAGTAAAGATCTTTGACGGTACGAAATCTTTTGTTCTAACCACAAACAGCATTATAGGTGGTCGGAACATGTCATTAGGAATTGCATATTTAGTTGTGGCTGGAATATCTCTActatttggttttgttttcctTGCAAAGTTGATAATTCAGCCCAGGAAGTTGGGCGACCACACTTACTTAAACTTCCACCAGCAGGAAGAAAATCCATCAGACGTCCCAATAGTCCCTCAGTTGAGGGAAATGCTGTAA